CAGTTGAGGTATTCCTATCAAATTCATGGGACTAAAATTTGAGATGAGAAAGGAGTTACAATGTTGGAGTAGTAATTAGGAAGTTCCTCTTAGACAATCGAAGGTTACCTTGAGAAAAGGTCCTGAGGAGCATATAATTCAATTGACATTCTTACCTTtcctttaatttcttttgagtATTTCTTCTACGCATGCCAGTTAAGTTGGTATGTAGGCCTCTGAAGAAGAGTTTTTGGTAGAGAAATATAAGAGTGTGGATctactttttagtttttttctaaGTTCAATCTCTAGTTAATGTTGGCCTCGATAAAGATAGGTTATCAGAACTGCTTCTCATAAATTGGTTCTTTTGAAGCTCAACTCCAATCATTCCAAGCTTGCATTCTACTTTTTCCAAGCTATTTTGGGGCGGTAAGTGCACTTAAATGGTGAAGTTTCAGTTATGATCCATAGCCTACACGAAGGTTAATACTCAATTTTGAccttgatttttcattaatgtgGAAAGGATGTGAAACTATGAATATTCTTTTCATTTACTTAAATTTTGCCactaatttttggatttttggcCGTGATCTCCATCTTCAATGACATAGAAAACTGGCTTCTAAAAGTGCTTTTGAGTTAGCAGCTCCAACGCAAAAGTTAGATTTTTGTGAAAACATTGAAAAGAGGTGATACTAGGGTCTTTCTTTCATCTCTGTGATTAGAAAGAAACAGTAGGATCTTCAATCATGTCTGAACTGTTGGCTAATTGTACATCTATTGACCTCAAATTAGAATGCCATACATATGGATTTCTGTAATTATGACAGCTTTTCTATTAACTTAGATCAGAAGCAAGTTTCTAATTTCCCTCCTCTAAGATGATAAGGAATTTCTCTTCCCATTGGCCTTTTGGCTGATGAATTGTTTCTCTtgtcaaaaagaaaagaattaaaaaatggaAAGAGAATGATTTGATTCCTAATCGAACCAATTTACACATATAACAACTTTCTTTTTTGAATTTAGGACCCCTTTTACTCAGGAAAACGAAGAATTATTCACTAAAAGATTGGAAGGGGGCATTTCTTCTATAATGGCATCTGAGTTGGTTGTGCATAATGGTGGATGCCACTGCAAGAAAGTAAGATGGCAAGTTGAAGCACCTGCCAGTGTTGTAGCTTGGGATTGCAACTGTTCCAATTGCTTCATGAGGGCCAATACGCATTTTATTGTACCTTTGGAACGGTTCAAGCTTTTAGGAGATTCTAGCAACTTTATTTCTACCTATACCTTTGGTTCTCACACTGCAAAACATACCTTCTGCAAAGTTTGTGGCATTACCTCATTTTACCATCCACGCTCAAATCCAGATGGAGTTGCAATTACTTTCAAATGTGTTGATCCTGGAACATTGACCCATGTTGAGATTAGGAAGTTTGATGGGAGCAACTGGGAAGCTTCTTATGATCACACAGGCATTGCTTCATTCTCAAAGTTTGAGAACACAAGTTAGTATGCATTTTCATATTTGCTATAAATGTATACTCTATGTTTATGACTGTTGACAATTGACACAAACTTTGTTTATACTTGTATTAGTAGCTGATGTATATTCTCGAGTCTAGCCATGCCATATTTCTACCTAATCCATCTCTTCTCCTACTCTTCTGTTATCCGCATTTGACAACTGCATTTCCCTCTTTTACCGCGCCATTCCTGTCAATCAATCTCCTCCCAAAACTAGGATATTAGAGAAACACAATGAAAAACTAAGACTCAAACCAAAACAGAAAAATGTGTGGTTTTTTCTGTTCAGACCTATTCTAGACCATTGGGGTAGGTTTAGTTCGCGGTTTTCACCAAAACCAGACCAGGCACACCCCTAGGAAGAACATTGATTGCATAGATACTTTTCTCTCTCAGTTTGGTAGGAGTTTTTCTCATTTGTTTTTAGAGTATCTTTGGTACTATCATTTTCCAAAATAGATTTTCTATTTTAACTTGTTTTGACACCAAGAAATGGTTGAGTCGTTGATTACTAAAAATTGGATTTCATACCCACAATTATATATTGTGGGGGACTCTAACAGGGTCGTTCAAAGGAAAAGATAGAAACAATGCTCGTAAGGAGTCCTATTGAAACCAAGAAATGTAGGCTTGCCTGCCATCCACACCAGAATAAATGAAGTTTTCCGAAAAAACCTGCTAGTGGAGGAAGACCTCCTAAGGATAAGAGACATAGTCTTCTTCCATAGTGGGTACCTACTTAAGATTTAATATCTTACAAGTTTTCTTGACACTCAGATGTAGGGTCAAGTGGGTTGTCCCGTGCGATTAGTCGAAGTGTACGTAAGCTAGTCCAGACAGTCACggattttaaaaaagaatttgccATCCTCTTGCTAGGCTATTTATAGCCTTTGCATCGAGTCTTGTAGCAAATATATTGTAGACAAAAAATTTGATGTATTCTTGTACATTGTTAAGTTGTGTTCTCTTTATGCAATTTTAGCGTACTGTTTGTCGTTCAAACATTCATATTTTGCTTAATCACCAAATTTTTGAAGTGTGTCAAACCTTAAATAAGGAATGAGTTTCGttatttatcaaatgaaatttaaattctaactCTATCCTGAGTTTATATAATTTGGTGATGTGAGTGGGTAGTTTATCAGAGCCAAAGGGAtctttttttaaactatataatttcaatttaaggAAGCTTAGGACTTAGTTTGCTTggcatttgagttttgttttatgtttctAGATCAAATGAGTTCAACAAACACGTACGTATTAGGTAGACaatttggattttgtttttgaatttttttttttcagaatttaTGATCCAAACAGTTGCTAATTTGAAAACATGtatttagaatttgaattaaaatgtaaaattctattaaaaaaggtaaaaacgaaatataatatttcattttataaactcaatttatttttaaactattgtattatataatttatttataaattatagaaaataaaaaataacaattatgcAAATCTTTTAActaaaacatgttcataaattaattattaatagtttatattcaacttattatttttttttgacataTAAGGTGGGAGAATTGGACCtatgattttgaatttgatagtAAAAGCATTATGTTAGTTAAGTAATGCTTATTTTTGCATTACATAGAGttttatggtttataaataGTATCAAATACTTGTaaacttgtttaaattataatctAATTCTTCATTTTGGTGCCAAACACATTCtcgaaaatatgaaatacaactctattttcattgaatctcttatttttttgttttcaaatttcagTTCTTAGATTAACTACTAGATAAACCCTTCGTTTTCTTATTGCCTATGAGTAGGATAACAGGGAAATAGGACCAACTAGcctaagtttatatattttctctAATTACTAAAGAATCCATTTGAAACCTTAGGATCAATGAAATGATTCCTTGTTATGTGTTTGTTGATTAAGATTAAGATCCTTGATTAGTTTTTTTAGTATAGTGGAGATGAGGAGATTTGAACTATAAATTTATTAGTCAGCAACACATGTCAACAAAATATTAGCTTGACAGCTGGTGAGTGTGGTACAAATGCCTCTGAGGTGCAAGTATACTTCATCAGTGTCAAACGGAAGTATTTTGAGTATCGAAGCCAAGGGAACAATTCACAAAGCTTCCAATTCGATTTGAATGCAAATTGAGTCTAGACAAGCAAACAAGAGGTAACTGAGTATAAATGATTGATCGAGGGGTTTTGGTtgtaaaagtaaaataaaacatttacaaaagATGAAACTAAAAAGAATCAAATGATGGGAAGGAGATCCAAAATAGTTTCTGTCCACGCGAATTGTGCATACTATGCACCCACAATCTCCCTAACTAGGTGAGGTTGAATTCTTGGCATGCGACTCTTTATGCACCTGCAACTGGCAACTCTTTTAATTTCACCCAAACGAGCCTCTTTGAATGCACTAAAA
This genomic window from Benincasa hispida cultivar B227 chromosome 4, ASM972705v1, whole genome shotgun sequence contains:
- the LOC120075248 gene encoding centromere protein V, which translates into the protein MASELVVHNGGCHCKKVRWQVEAPASVVAWDCNCSNCFMRANTHFIVPLERFKLLGDSSNFISTYTFGSHTAKHTFCKVCGITSFYHPRSNPDGVAITFKCVDPGTLTHVEIRKFDGSNWEASYDHTGIASFSKFENTRSFKGKDRNNARKESY